In Lolium perenne isolate Kyuss_39 chromosome 5, Kyuss_2.0, whole genome shotgun sequence, the sequence tacacaaagtgagttgagagaggtagatgataggtccatggaggacatcgcttttgctaacacattaacctctccctcgtttgtgtcttcttatgttgcactaggttccacggaggatgagttcccgctcatggagacgatgtacatggtacatgaagatgatgatatctcaccatgcttgctccaagagggacatgtcgaccacatggatcctcctacttccacaacacctacctcaaatgagtcggcctacaaaggtaacaacataggtgttgatgatgccatgatcccactagtggacatgatgacttatgagtgcatgcatgatctcgatgatccatttgctacttcacatgctactttcactttcccatgtgatgctttgcttgataacattgttgatcatgtggaagtgaatgcttgtgataccatgaccatgccatgctacgagagcttcaatttttccaccattgcttgcaatatgtcgaccacttgctctttaccatgtattgcttgcaatgataatgacaaggatgacattagctttggcatgctttgccccaaatgtttacactcttccatgatccttgcatccaagattgtgaacaattgctctttcttatgcttggtatgcaagaatgcttatttcattgtccacgagatggcccccatagccttctccatttttgatgatcatgagttgccacaggccatgaatgcaccttcttgccatatgcaccatcaccatgcatttcatactatcttgattgacactaatggtgatgtgcacaagtcttggaacatcatgatggatgatgtgtccctctaccatgcacatacgctctttgttttgctcattccatgtgtaggtacccgaccatcgacttccaccgctacggagcatgagctcacgaaacgcgcaattgagagctacccaaacacggacgagatacatgatccaacccatgggattcacgccaaagggtatgttcccaaacgccttcgccctcgtgtgttcccggcttgtcttgtcgagcttacggtttggaccaatgcctcgtgacctcttttgcctcttatgcaacatatcttgacacatcttgttggcacaatgattgttgtatgttttgatgctttcatcatacacttcgagaatctcaaggaccatgtcatacatgtgagagacaccttatgcatcttgtgccacatgtcactcataaagttgctcttctttggatttctcatttcacctttggcaattaaaatggattctttgacacttgaggatacccatacttggctcacgccaaccatactttcccaagctagaagtttccacctctttgccattgcacataacaattttgcccacaaTTTTGCCACCGATacctgccttttgattgttccatttgtgtgggacaatgctacacatcacatttttgacaccttacaactcttacatgcacaaatttttgcccttccaaattttggatacatcgacacacttttgtttcccatttttgctaaatgcctcttggagaaatgacgtgatgcttcgtatttgattgagagcctcttgttcgccggtcacccaattggcatccacaagctttcctttcgcaagttgtttttccccatgctcttcttcgaccgagactttatccctccaccactacatgggagacccgtcATGGACTACAACAAGGACGCCCGCACCACGACGAGCATCCATAAGGATACAAGGGCAACTATACAAGTCCTTCACCAATTCATCTCGGATCTCTCGCCACATGATGGGAGAATCGATCGGCTAATGCCAAGCCCTAGATTAGTTTCGCGATCATGGAGTAGTAAGAGCTAACGCGGCGGGAATAAAGGATGCCCAAGTTTAAAGTTGCGTTCCTATACATGTTCGATTTTAAATTCATTGAGTACCTCCGTGATAACATCGGCCTCACAGGAGTAGCAAGCATATAACGAGATCAACCAAAAGTTCAAAGCTCCCTTGTATAGTTGAAAAATATTCTGCATCGAACGTGAACTCAAGAGTATTTTAGTTCCAGCTAATACTACAAGAAATCCGCAGTAGCAAATATCAGAAACGGGATGATAACCGATTCCTAAAATGTTCCACTAGCAATCTGCATTTCCAGATGGTGCAGCTCATAGAAAGCATTTAGACCAAAACTAACAGCCCCCACACCGTGGGGTCGGCAGCAAAATTCACCAAATACAGCAGTTTAGGAATGCTGCAGTTTCTTCAGGACTCAAGCAGGCTCAGGGACATAGTATATAGTTAACTAATTGCTGAATATCATCATATTTCAGGTTCTTCCCTCCCTTCCTCAGGTGAAAAGGAAGTAGGCGGAtattttggggtttggggtttgctgCGAAAAACTTCAAGTCGAGTTTTTCCTTGGGCGGATATTTTGGACAAACTTTGCAGAGCAACTCTAGCCTGGTAAAAGCATTTCTAGCAGAGGATGATGTGAAGAGGATTTTCCTCGCAATATTTGTCCCAGCTTTCACGATCTTGACAATGATGATTCGTATTGTCGACACCCATCGACATCGACTAGGCTGTTCAACTATTTTTCCTTgaaactggtgttggtactcttgctgaTGTTGATTGATTTAGCGCGTGTATGTAGATTTAACATTGTAGCTCAAATTAAAAGTACGGAAGAACCATCGTTGGTATTTACATGTCTTTGATTTGGCATTTATGTCACTTTTCCACcgaaagtacaagattgtgtctTGGAATAACAAAGAGTTTGAAGACTCCGAAGAATCGGTCGTTTCTTTTAggatttattttgtaatcgttgtaTATATCTCGTGTATCTCTACCATTACTATTTCCTACTTTAAATATATGGTATTGATGGTAAAAAAAACTtagttctcactcaagttatgtaATTCTGCTTTGCAATTTGAAGATCTTAATTGCAACTTGATTTTATTTAAATATCTAAAGAAGATAAATACTATTCGAAAAAAATTGAAACATCTTCTTTGAAACCGAGGAAACACCATTGTAAAGAAGATAAATATCGTTCATGTTTTATGGTTTAGAACTTAGTGATAGTTCGAGGAGAATATGCTCAGTCTATTCCATCAAAATATAAATGGTGTTATATTGCAGAATTTGATAAAAGAATGTTCTGAATTTTCAAATAGAAGTATTATCTCATAAATAAACTTCCAGACCTTCTACTCCTAGCTTTTAGATAAACCTATCTAACTTTGGTTAATTGTGCACATATGTATGCTAACATGTGTAAAGTTATGTCCAATAGATGCCAACAAGAGTTTAATCTCCACCGCGCAGTAGGGCACATCCCCTTGGTGAGGCACCACATGATGCATGTTAAGAGGGATGAGTAACCGGCAATGTAGTTTAGATTTTTAGGGTGGGTGTACTCTTTTTTTCTTATCTCAGGATGTCAGAGTTTTTAATGAGTCAACAAATAATAAATCTCTTTTTATGCCATATAAAATCTTTGCATAATATTACTACTATTTTctggattttttcaaaattttccaaTATGTTTGGACAGTATCTACGCTGGAAACAGAAAACAGGAAAACAGGCCTTTTTCAGCCCCGCAAGCCAAACGGGCCGACGTGCCGGCCATGATCGTCCCGTAACCACCACGGTCTGCCACCGCACCCCTCATCCCTGCCGCTCGCCATGGCCAGAGCCTCGCCGGCCGAACCACCGCAACGCCGCTAGCTAGCAGCCGttcccagccgccgccgccgacggcaTCGCACGTGCTTCGCCCGGCGACTCTCTGATCGATCCTACCATACACGGAGGTAAGCTTTCATACCTCACAGATTCCAGAGCCCGTCTGCACCAGAAAGTGGGGGTGGCGGATCTTCAGGGATCAGGCCATCAGGGGCGGGGCGGCGGAGAAACTGCGAGCTCGGGTTCGTCCTCGCCACGCGCGTGGGCGCACCGGGGGTTCAGTGAGTTGGGGATGGGAGAATCGATCGGCTAATGCCAAGCCCTAGATTAGTTTCGCGATCATGGAGTGGTAAGAGCTAACGCGGCGGGAATAAAGGATGCCCAAGTTTAAAGTTGCGTTCCTATACATGTTCGATTTTAAATTCATTGAGTACCTCCGTGATAACATTGGCCTCACAGGAGTAGCAAGCATATAACGAGATCAACCGAAAGTTCAAAGCTCGCTTGTATAGTTGAAAAATATTCTGCATCGAACGTGAACTCAAGAGTATTATAGTTTCAGCTAAAACTACAAGAAATCCGCAGTAGCAAATATCAGAAACGGGATGATAACCGATTCCTAAAATGTTCCACTAGCAATCTGCATTTCCAGATGGTGCAGCTCATAGAAAGCATTTAGACCAAAACTAACAGCCCCCACACAGTAGGGTGGGCAGCAACATTCAGCAAATACAGCAGTTTAGGAATGCTGCAGTTTGTTCAGGACTCAAGCAGGCTCAGGGACATTGTATATAGTTAACTAATTGCTGAATATCATCATATTTCAGGTTTCCCTCCCTTCCTTAGGTGAAAAGGAAGTAGGGTTTGCTAGCGGTTACGGCGGCGAGGATAGTAGAACTTGCCGATCTCTGGTGATATGGAGATGGAAATGGAGGAGGCGGGGAGAAAGAGAGAACGTCTGGCTGAGGCCGATGGGGCGGGGAAAAAGCAGGCAAGGGAAAAGAAAGTGTCGGGGAAGATTTCAGCGGATTCACAGGCGGTGCCATTTCACGGGCAAGAGACAGATCCTTTGTCGAAGCTGGTCGAAGACTTAAGGCTGGACCAAGCGGTGGCGAGGCGGAACAAGGAGAACCCCGGCATGGAGCCGATTGTGGTGGAGGAGCTCACGGAGCAGGAGCGGATGGAGTTCGTGCGGGAAGATAGGGCGAGGGAGATCAGGGTGCTGCACGAGATCTCCGAGCGGATGTACGCCAAGTTACTAGCGTCAGAAGCGGAGCAGGCGCGggcaccgccgcctccgccggatccgaaCCAAGAAGACCGGTCTGAACTGGATTATAGCGAGTACCGCCGGAGCTGGTACGATAAATGGTCCAGTCAGTACGGCTCTTTCGAGGACACCAGTAAGTAATTTCTTCTGCACTTTTCTTTCAGAAGAAAAGGTACTTGATATCTTAACCTTAATTTCATTTTCACTGTACCTATGTTGATCAGTTGATTGAGTTATCTGTCTTGGAAACTTTTGAAGATGTTAAACTCAAAGCTTAATCTACCTTTTCTTATTGAAATTATTATATACCTGCCTCTTAGAGTATATGGATTTTCGGAACACCAAGATTTTCAAGAATCAATTTACTTCCAAGAGCTTGCCCTAGTTAGCCACAAGATGAAGGATTTTTTCCGCAACAATTTCAGGATTGGCTAAGCACTATAAACCAATTAAGTGCTTTTGATGTTATATATATACTATTTGTAAATATCTTGTCTTTGTACAGACCCTCTTATACTTAATAAAAATTGGAGTGGGAAACTCTCCCACTGTTTACCCTCAAAAAACTTATGTTGATCAATTGATGTTCCTACAAGTTGGGTTTCACCATTATCTAGACATATAGATGTACAGTTGTAGTATTGTAAAACTGATAACAATTGTAGATTGGATTATATCGGTTCATCCATGTGTTATCTTTTTACTGAATCTAAATCTCATGTACACACAGCTCCTATCCCCTGCATGCGTTTCACGGACAACCCAATGCCTCACCTCACTTGCAACCCGAGTACCGTACAGATCTTCTCAGTCAAGATTACGGAAATAGCTGGTGGTTTACAGTGTCCCCTTGATGTGTTTGGCATGATCTCCATGCGTGATGCCCTGGATCATAATCGCAATATTATCTTCTGCCGGACAAGGGACAACTGCCAATCCCTCACCCAACAGGTTCTTTATTTGTTTCTTGCTGTGCTGTCTAATTCAATCTTTACTGTTAATAATGTCCGCTGCAGCTTATGTTTGACCACTGAACACATTCACGTTGTAGCAGATTGAAAACATGTCAAagaacatattgaaagcatttgaTTAAGAAAAGTTCAATATGAAAAGTACACAACACAGATTTTTTTGAGGAATACaacacagatttttggtttaggaAAATTCATTGGACATGTTAATATCTAAATTCTAAGAGGCTACATGTGAACAACAAGTGTGTACATGAACTGTGTTGCATTCCACCTAGTTTTTTGTATGTTGACTTAAGTTGGTCCTTCCATGAACTGTTTGCGCGTACTTGCTGGTGGATGAGTTTGAAATATGCTTTGGATGTCAACTTAGTCATGCTCATATCTTCGTGCAACATATCAGAAAACAGGGGTGATCAATAGTTAGGTACCTTGGTCAGGTGTAAGCAAACATTGACTTGGGAGCAGATGGGCCTAGTTTTATTTTCTGTATGGCACATTGCTCGGGTCCCTCAATCTGTTTTGAGATCAATCTTTTATTTTCTTATGTTTGATAGTTACTAGTAAATGCGCACGTGCACACGTGTATTCTTATGAATTTGCTATTCTTTGTTGTGTTGtctttttcaaattttgaatttttaCCTTGGCGATCCTGTGAGAGATTAATACAAATTCCTACATAGAAAATTTCTAATTTACACATACTGTTTTTATTTCATCAAAATCATTGAGGTTCACTTCAAtaaaaatcaatcaagaaccaaaggaataaTATTTTACATCCATGGAGGAGAGGAGCGTCCTGAGAAGAGACCTGATGATTCATTGGCTCACTATCCTGTTGAGACAAAACGGTGATGACTACATGTGGCGTTACTGCTACTATTTCTCCACGAAGGGTGAAACAGTTCTAGCAGATGACACATAATTATTTTTCCTTGCTGCTAGTAGCCAACAGTTGCATAACTACAAGGAAAATTCGTTGAATACAGAGCAGTTTCAGAAAAATGAAGAGCAGTTTTCAGATTTAGAAGCGGAGAAGAGTGAGAGAAATAATTTCTTTGACTTACCATGTCTTATTAATGGCCTTCATGTATATAAACCACTTCAGAAACAGATCCTTGCCTTCAGGTATAAAACACTTCTCCGACTTACCATGTCCGATTAATGGCCTCCAACACCGCTTTTGCTCCTGCTCCTGAATGTGCCTCTGCTATGGGAAAAATGGATTAATCTATGTTACTGGTTTGTCTAAACACTGCATAAATCATCTTGCAGATAAAAAACTGTGAAATGCATCATATTAATAGATAAGAAAATAATTGTGAATATAACCATTGTTCCTCATTTAGAAATCATGATCAAATGAAAAAAAAACGATGTTGACATTAGAAGATAAATTATAAGCTCGCATCTAGAAAGAATGTAGATAAATTATAAGCTCAGATATAGAAAGAATGTAAATGTGCATGTATATGCTAGTATGTTTGTAGTGAAAACAAACTGTCCATACTATTTAAGTTGGTGGAAAAATATGGTAAATAATGCAGGATGGAATATTTTATCATTGTACAAAAGACTTCCGAATATTAATCATAGGTACAAAGCATTTATCTAGCTATTACAATATCTCTACCCCGTACTGAACCAAAGATTTATAGCAAATAAAAATTAAACATCATTATCACCGTGCACTAATATGGCACCTGATCTTTAGTCTGTTCCTGCAGATTGATCACAAAACAATGCTAAATTTGTCACGGCAAGATACTAACCATAATATCGCTGTAATAATTATCCATGGAAATAAGTTAGGTTCATCTACTCATGTATAGTAATTTATAAACCAACAATGAGCTGAGAGACTGACCAGAGGGTCAGGTGGTTAGCTCGAGTTGGAGTTCAGCTCAGCTATCAGCCCAGCTCGAGTCCCTCTTAGCTGGGTTTGCGGCTCGCAGCTCCCTTCTATAAGGATGGATAGGCCTTGAGTGCTAGTGACCATGGGTCACGTTGTAAAAAGAATGATGAACGTAAGGGAAAAAATAATGGATTATAAACTACAGAGGTGGATCTTAGAACAAAGTTGTAGAACCTCATGTAGACTCTGTCAGACGGATAATAAAATGAAAAGAAATCAACTGAAAGAAATAGAGATCTCATGATATGACAGAAAGAGCCAATGATTAATTAATATGTCAGAAAAAATTAGGATAATTGGACATGCCTTGCACAACATAGTTGCGAGTGAattaagacacttgcatggaggcTTAATTTAGAAGGAGAGTAAACCTGAGTTATGGATCTGGAATACTTAGGTCTACCATCGATGTGTAGTCATAGGCATCAGCCATGCACGGTGGTGAATAGGCAGCTTGGTATGCCCTGCCTTCTCGGCCCGCCGGGGCGACCGCATAGACAAGTACGGTGGCGAGAGCGCCTCAGCCATGAGAATCTGGCGGCAGGTGGCGATGCGCAGGAGAAATAGATAGCTTGTTCTGTCAGCTTATGCCAATTGGTAAAGTACACAGTATTGAGAATCAAGCTCTGAATGTTCAAGGCTCTTACCATGTGCATCAGTGCAAGTTGAGGTACTATCCCACATACACCCAAGATCAATACTCTATGGGCTTGCATGCGAATATACCCCTGCAACCACACATGAAACAATTAAGCCATAGACCATTTTTACAATATTGACTTAAATCGGGTTTATGTGCCATTTACATGTGTTGGTTACGTTGCTCTATGGGGTATGCTGTGAAATCAGTGAGGGCATCGCTCTTGATTTTGACACTTTTTGACAATTAAGACCACTCCAGGCTGCAGCCTTCTTTTGTTGGTGGGCTATACATTGTCTTTGTATATACTCCGTTTTTTTGCTCAACATACAATCAAGCCTACCAACTGTGGTATCGGAAATGATAGGCGTCATTCTCTGTTTTTAAGCTCTCATACTTGGCGCCTGTGTTTTGAAATCTCGTCTTTATTTTTGTATACCACTATCTCTTCCTCTGCCTCTCGGCCTCTTTTGGATCGGCATATATGACACATTTTACTGTATATTCACATAATAATAAGCAGTTCAACGCAGCAACTGTGTTCATCCAATAACTTTTTTTTGCATGTACGTTTGGAGGATGACATATCCAGAAAAAGCTACTGGTAATAACATTGATTAATATGTTGGTTGATCATTTTCTAGTCACAGTAGCATGTCATTCGGGAAATAGAGAATTAATATGTGGGGGTGTGCatatgtctcagttgactgagattttcttaagtctcagtcaccctagaaaagtgcaactgtctgctagaaaagtgcaattgcacttttttacaGAAAAATGCAACTAAAGCACTTTTTTGTAGGTGACTTTTTTTTGTGTCTAAATTAGCACGTTGGTACTATTAGCGAGAGAATATAATTGTAGTACCAATCAAAATTCAACAAGAGACATTTAAAGCATGGTTCTCTGAATCAAGGGATATCTTATACTACTCAGTAGACCACCACCTTGTCCTCAAGAATCAGACAATCAGGAAAGAGTATGGCATACATGATGCAAGGGATGTAATGCTTAAAATTTCTCTTTTTTGGGCATCCTGTAACCAGGGTCTGAGAGACTGAGTTATCTGATTGTATGATATCTACATTTTTTGGAGTTCTGTGACATACCTGGTAGCTGAACATAGCTTATCTGAAAATAAACACACAAGGATTGGAGAAGGATGAGTGGGACGTGCTGGCCTGGATCTGGACGCGGTTGAGAGCTGGCCTTGGAGGACCTAGACGGCGTGGGGGCAGCCCAGATCCCGTCATGAAAGGCGTGGTCGGCTGCGTGCAATGCTCTGGGGGCAGCCCAATTTGCGTCGGGCAGGGCGAGGTTGGTCAGGGCAGTGTGCGGGCGGCCTGCGGCGCCAGGCGGGTGCTATGGAATGCGGTCGGCGGCGTGCAGTGCGATGGCGGACTGCGGGCGTGGGGGCAGTGCTTTAGGATGTTGTAGCAGCTACAAAATCGAAACATGCAGGGCGAATGCGGATGTCGGCGTGCGCGGCGGCGGGGGCGTGCAGCTCGGTGCGTAGGGAGTGGGTTGCGGGGCGTTTGGAGAAAACCGTCCATAGCAGTTTGATTCTATTGATTTGCTAGTCGTGGGATCAGGGGCGTCTAACACTGTTTTTCTGGTAATCTGGATCATTGGATTATGTGATCAGATGGCCCAGATCGTTTGGATCTGCTGCTCTATCTCTTTTAATAGTAGTAGAGATAGGTGTCCCCTTCTGAAGTGTGACTTGCCACAGTTATGTTTTTAAGATTGTGCTGTTCACTGTTTACCTAGTTTTTTTTTTACTTCAGTTTACTTGTCATTTATCGAAAGGGGTTCCTTCAGTTTGAAGGCCTGGTTTAAATATCATTGATGATGCAACTTAGTGTATTTGCTCTTGGCAAATTGCCCTCCCCGACCTAAGTCGTTTTTCCTGTCATTAGCCTCCCACATATTTTCAGTTCGAATCACTATAATTAAGTTCAACTTGATGAACAGATTAGATAACCATCGACACTTTCATTTCTTTAAAATAAATGTTTCCCGTAGGAATGCTTGAAGCACTACTTGATCAATGGTATTGTATGCAGGATCGGAATTTAGTCCTGACAGGTCCCGTCCGTGCTGTTGTGCACGAGTATGGATCTGTGTACATTGACGCTGTGTTGAAAGTGAAGGGCAGTTCGGAATCCGAGGACAAGGATCTAAGCCTCCTAATCAAGCGTTGCAATCACTATGAACCACTCGAATCGATTGTGAGCAGCAGAAGCTACAGCAGCAAGCTCAGCACTCTGGAGCTGGCATACGGTATCATCGTCTCTTCTGTCGAGGCCACTATAACAGTCCAGGTCATCGAGGGATCATGGCCAGCTGGGTTCCGCGGCCAGTTCACCGCAGGTACTGCCAGTCTGCCTCAGATGGAAGTCTTGCTGCTCGATTCAGGCGAGGAGAAAGTGGCTGCTGCCGATGGCATGGTGGAACTCTCACGTCGTGTTGTATCTGTCGAGAGGCTTGGGCAGCTGATGGTTTCTGCCTTGTTGCTTCGAGGTTGTGACAAGGTTGCTGAGGCTAAGACCTTCTTTAAACCGTTGGAGGCTGGTAGAAGTCTGGGTGAGCTTGATGTTGGCTTATGCAAGATGCAAGTCACGGTGGCCTGGTCGCCATTTCTGAAAGGCTATCCAATGCGTGGGTTTTCTCCAGCGATGGAATGATCTTCCAGCGAGGCTGTTGTTAGCTAGCGCCTAGCGGGAGTCATCTCAGGTTGCCTGACAGTGCTATGTTAAGTATATATCTGAAACTATGGAGTGTAACCGTGTACTCATGACTTGAATTCTAGTAGTATACTGTTTAATATTAATGTCCTGTTATCTGGTTAAATTTGCGAAACCATGACTGCAAGTAATAATTTATTtaaagaaaagaaacaaaaaagtaACGGAAATCACTAATGTTGGGTTGCATGCATGCTTAGAGAAATATGTTAGTTGTGGGCTTAATGAGATGGCATAGCtcttttgtaaaaaaaaaaaatgagaTGACGTAGATAGGGATCAATGTTAGTTGAAACAAAGCTGCAGTGAGAAAATTGGTTTGACAATGGTGCTGGTGGATCAGGCAACAAATCAAAAGAAACAATGGTGTTCATTGTGGATGACCAAAGTTCCAAGTAAAATCAGAGAGTCTTCGCTTGGAGACTTGCAAGGTTCTCTCTTCATACGGGAGATGTCCTAAATCATAGGGAAATGGCAACGGTGCCATCATGCTCGCTATGTGGAGCAAATGACGCTTGGAAACACTCTTTAATTGAGTGTACTATGGCATTGTGTGTGTGGGCTTTGATGAATGAAGATGAATCAAATCCAAAACCCTCGGCAATGGTTATTCTTTATGCAACAATATCTCAACCATAATTATTTTACCCGAGTGCTTGTTACTCTCTGAGCAGTTTGGaaggctagaaggaaatcaaTTCATGAAAACTaggtttagagcatctccaccggtagccCCTAAATAGGCGTCGGCACCTCCATTTGGGGGACGCCGGCACATCATCCTCTATTTAgggacgctgctcccacaccggcgcccccaaacCGGCGCCCCCGATAGATTTTGAAAATCAAATTTAAATGTTGAAAACGATATTCATACGAAGTTCGAacgaaatttgtacaaatttaacgcgaattcaaactaaaaaaataaaaataaacatctAGCGGTGCGGGGAGTCGAAGGCACTGAAGTCGAGGTCGTCGCCGTTGGACGTCCCGAAGGACCAGCTGTCGGTGTCGTCGGCCTCCTCGTCGtcggccttctcctcctttggcGCCGACAGCTCCGATGGTCCGGCGAGGTCGACGAAGTTGGCGCCGTGGTCCCTGGCGGACCACACCGCCGCGGGTCGATCGCGATGTGACGGTAGTCCTCGTCGACGAAGCGGCCGAGGATGAAGTTCTGGCCGGGGaactcctcctcgtcgccgtcgccacagagggccgcctgcgcctcggcctctttctcccaccatttcttcttcgccggcggaagtggtggcgaggcgtcctcctccttgacgcgggagCGGCGGCCCGACCCCGTCGTCCGACAAGCCGAGCAGAGGAGGCGTGCCTCGCGTCGTCGCGGATGACGACGCCTCCGGAAGGAGGCGCGTGCGCCCGATGGCGGACGATCCGGTGCGTgaggttccggacgccgcggtccGTTTCGGTGCCCTCTGCGTGGTAGGCGACGGCAACCATGGGAAGTAGACCGGCTCCCGGTGCCCGCGGATGCGTGGACGCAGACCGTACTCGCG encodes:
- the LOC127300196 gene encoding uncharacterized protein — protein: MEMEMEEAGRKRERLAEADGAGKKQAREKKVSGKISADSQAVPFHGQETDPLSKLVEDLRLDQAVARRNKENPGMEPIVVEELTEQERMEFVREDRAREIRVLHEISERMYAKLLASEAEQARAPPPPPDPNQEDRSELDYSEYRRSWYDKWSSQYGSFEDTTPIPCMRFTDNPMPHLTCNPSTVQIFSVKITEIAGGLQCPLDVFGMISMRDALDHNRNIIFCRTRDNCQSLTQQDRNLVLTGPVRAVVHEYGSVYIDAVLKVKGSSESEDKDLSLLIKRCNHYEPLESIVSSRSYSSKLSTLELAYGIIVSSVEATITVQVIEGSWPAGFRGQFTAGTASLPQMEVLLLDSGEEKVAAADGMVELSRRVVSVERLGQLMVSALLLRGCDKVAEAKTFFKPLEAGRSLGELDVGLCKMQVTVAWSPFLKGYPMRGFSPAME